In Methanomassiliicoccales archaeon, the DNA window CTCTTGAAGAGGCATTAAAAGATGCTGAGGAAGTTTTCCAAGCACTAATTGAAACATACGTTTTTGAAAAGGACGAAAACCTTGCTGAAGATGCAAAGAAGTTGAAAAAAGCTCTTTTGAAACACGTGGAGGTGAATCCATGAAAGCCAAGGAGATCAAAAAAGCACTTGAGAAAAAAGGATTCATAAAAGAAGAAGGAAAAAAGCACACCAAGTTTATACTACACATAAACGGCAAGAAAAAACGTGTAATGACTATTTTCAGCAGAGGCCGAGACAAACAAGAGCTTGGAGAAGAATTAATTAAACGAATTATGAAACAACTCCGCTTTGAGAATGATCGAGACAAATTTAAAGACTTCGTTGAATGCCCAATGAGTAAAAATGACTATATCCACTACTTAAGAGAAAAGAGGGTACTAGAATGAAAGGAGGCACACCAATGCCAGAAGAACGGCAAGTAACAGAACCACTGGCGAAATTTCATGTGAAAGTTACTCGTGCAGGTCAGTTTACATTTCCCTATTATACCAGAGTATATTATAACTTGAACATTGGGGATTTTGTTGAGTTGATTGTCAGGACAAGAGACAGTGAATTGCGTGGATTTTTATTGCTCGGCTTGGTGACAAGGCAGGAGTTACAATCCCATCAGAACTCAGAACCAATTTGGGAATTAAGCAGGGAGACTCTGATTGGTTAGAAAGAACTGCAAAAAAGAAGGGATTAGATCCAAATGAGTTTCTTTCAACAATAATAACAGAGGGTCTGGACAATATTGAAAAATATGAGAAAGCTATAGAGCTCTTTACAGAGGCAATGAAGATTGAGGAGCAATTATTTAAGAAATATGATGAGATTATGGAACTTTTTGACTTAAAATCTTATGCAGAACTCTATGACTTAAAAATGAAACTCCTTGTATTTATGTCAGCGTTAACCCCTCCAGAAGAAATGAAGAAAATCTTCAACCAAATACAAAACGAGGTGAAGAAATGAGCCAAGAAATCATTGAACCATTAGCGAAATTTCATTCAAGCATAAATATTAAAGGACAGTTAGTTGTTCCTGCTAAGGATAGGGATGTTTTTGGCTTAAATAAGGGAGATTACCTTGAGATTATTGTTAGATCATTTAAAGTCGTTGGTGGGAAGCTAAAGATACTAAAAAGGGCTTACGTTGTTGTAAGACTCAGCTCCAAAGGTTTAATCACAATTCCCGAAGAAGTTAGGAAGGAGCTAAACATTTCTCCTGGCGATACTGTTGAAATACTAATTGTAGGTTATCACAAGTTCGATGAGTTAGTTTCAGAAAAAGGTAAACAGCTGCTCAAACTTCTTCAAGGTAACTCCCATACTCAAATCATCTCAAGCGAGCAGGAAAAATCAATCCTTCAGAGGAGCAGAACATATTATCTCTAACTATCTTTCTTTTTCTTTGGGATTATATAAATATATAAATAAATAATTTGAAAAGAAGAAAGAAGAGAGCAATAAATGCATGTTTTATCTGCTGACATGGCTTGAATTTTGAAGTCTGAATTTTGTATTACAAAATTTGATGTAAGTTTCTACTGATTTTAGTATTCTGCTGTGGTTTTTGTAATACAAAATTCATCACTTTGAACAGATGTTCATCATTACAGCAGCTTTAGCTGCTGCTTTTCTGAACAATGTTCAGTTTAGGAACCAAAACTCTTTTATGAGATACAAGTAAGGACCAAATACTGGTTCAAAATTCCTACGTTGTATAGAATTTGCAGTTAGAGCTCCAATAAGATCTTGAAGATATGCTAAGAGCCCATTTTTAAACTCTTCAAGATTCAAACGCTGTTTTTTCATCTCAAGAAGGCTTTCATTCATTAGTTCTGCTTGTCTTTTTACTTGTTCTGTTGATTCTGCCGTGGCTAATGCTTGAATTGCCACAACACCAGCCATTAGGATGTTTGCCATCACCAATGTAAACTGTAAAATTGCCTCATTTCGTATTTTGGCTCCAATCCATGCCCCGATACCTGCAATATAAACAAAGAGCACTACAATGAGAATCATTACCCATGTTTTTAGGTTATTACCCATGATCACCACCTCACGGTAACCTGCCTTTGGTTATTCCCCAAGTTAACATTTCCTCAACACTTTCCTCGAATTCTTGACATTAGCTTTTGCTCTTCATTGACTCCTAACGTTATTGTAATATTTTTATTTCTTTCCAGATAAGAAGTCTTCCTTAGATAAAATTTCGACTACCTGCACTACTACTTTTCCGTTCTCTTTCTTAACCTCGTAAACTGTTGCCTCCGAGATATATAAGGGAATTCGTGAGATTGCATCTCCATACGTGGCCCAATGATTATAATATGTCTTCAACCCCATAAGAGGTGGATGTTGATCCATCATATAGTAATATCCTTTAAATTTAATAGCCGCGGAAGCGTGACCCATTTCATTATTTTCAAAATCAATGTCAAACACGTAAACAGGAGAATAATTCATCGATAATAGTAATCCAGCAGTGAGTACGGCGTAATCTACGCAGACCCCCTTTCCTCGTCTAATAGTTTCTGAAGGTTTTTGGATAGGTCTACTATCCTTACTGTAATATTGATACACATCATACTCAATATGACTCTCTTCCCATATGAGAATACTCGAGGCGCTTCTTGCAATGTCTTGTCTTTTTAATTCCTTAGCAAGAGCTTCCAATACTGCCATTTCTTCAGGATCATTGAGGTAACATCTTATGGCATCTGGAATTGAGTACTCGGAATTAGAGCAAGTTAAAGCAGAAGCAACATCATCAATCTTTGATTTTAATGTGCTTACAACGTTTGTTGTTTTATTTATATCAATGCCAACTTTCGACAGGATCTTACCATCATTGTACCCTAAATCCCAAAGAGCAAAAAGCATCAAGAAAACAAATACAAATCCCAAAGCATTCTTCCAAGAAATCCTCCTTTTTCTCCTGCCCACATACTTCCTGACCAACTTTCTTGAAGAGCTCCTACTAATAGTCCTTGACTTGTGCTCCCTGCTAGGACGGATTTTTGATATCTTCTTTTTTTCTCTTTGAACTTTTTTTCTAAGTTCCTCATCCTGTTTTCGTATTTCTTCGACCTTAGTATTAAAATAATCTCTTCTCGACGCAATATATCCATCCAGCTCTAAGTACCTCTCAACTTTGCCAACCATCTCCCAAAGCTCATCCATAATCTTGTACTTATTTGCATCATCAGGGAGCTTGGCATCAAGCTTGATCAATATCTCTAAAAGAGAGTCAATAATCTCCTTACCCCTGTCGAGAAAATCGGAATCCCTGTAACTATACCAAAGATTATTACGCCATTCCTCAAGCTCAGAAGCTAGATAATCGCTTAATGTATGATCCGTCCACCTCAAACCAGTATAACCATCACGACCATGAATAACATGCCCATCAGAACGAAGCATTGCAATGACCAAATTAAGATACGGATTAATAATCCGTGTAATCAAGTAATGCAAATCCTTTCCCATTCATAACCACCATGTAACGTTCTTTCAATAAACTCTTTTTGCTTGAAAAGATATTAACTTTTTGCCTCGAGAGTAAATTTAAAAATCCTCACTTGCGTACATTCTAATGGACTGCCTCCATTGTATCACCGCTCCAGGGCCTCCAGGGAGGCCCTCATACTCACTTCTAACGCATAATTTTGTGTTATAAAATTCAAGTCCTTTACTTCACAGACATGTAATGAGCATGAATTTAATTTTATAAAATTAAATTGGCAAAATTGGAGCTTTCTCCATCCAGAAGAGGCAAAATACTCGATTCTATTTCTTTCTATATTGAAGAATTAAATTTATTTAATAAATTTAAACCTGAGAAAATCAACTTGTTAATGAGGTTTTATTTCTTAGGTTTAATATAATACACACTATACACACTTCTAAAAGCAGGGCTCTCCTTCCTCAAAAAGCCCCTAAAAAGCGAAAGAAACGGCTTAATATCACGCTTGATGAGGAAGTCGGCGAAGTGCTCGATAAGCTTTACATCAAGAAGTCTAAATTCATTAATGACCTGCTTAGAATGGCCCTCTTTGGGGAGGGTGATATCATGAACTTCTTAAAATTCCTTTGGTGGGCCCGCGGGGATTCGAACCCCGGACCTTCGCCGTGTGAGGGCGACGTCATAACCAGTCTAGACCACGGGCCCGCCCTAAAGGACATTCATATCTCTTCGGATTTTGCTTATAAATTTTTCTGGCTTTTTTGGAACTTTAGTACCAGATTTTTTTGATATTTTTGCTTACAACATTTTACATTAACACTAATAGAATAAGAAAATTTTATATAGTTGAACAATAAATAATTTTACAAGCTTCATAGGAGGGAGATACTATGAAAAAGACCATAGTGGTCAGTTTGGTAATATTAGTTTTGATTTCAAGCCTGGCTTCAGTTTCTGCAAACAGTAAAAGTTCTCCAACGAGAGTTTTTGTGGAGATAGATGGCCCCATAACCGACGAAGTCCTTGATCAACTAAAAGCCGATGGGTTGCAGGTTCTGTATGTGTTTGACGAAATTAGATTCGTAGCCGGCATTGCAAGAGATAAGGATCTCAATAAGATCTCACAACTTGAGTTCGTTAAGAGTGTGGGAGAAGATGTCCAAGTTCACATAACAGGCGAAACACTGCCAAGTGAAAGCCCATATGGCTTCGGATATTATACATGGAACCTCGACATGATAAACGTTCCAACTGTGCACGAAGAAATGGGATACACTGGTAAGGGAGTGTATATAGCAGTTCTTGATACAGGTTTAGTTCCCAACTGGAGAGATTATTTCGAAGAGGACAAGATAGCTACAGAGTTTGGAAGAGCTTTCCTAGCGATGTCACTTAACGCTCACTACAACCCCAATGCATGGGAAGCCGACACCCACAGCCATGGAATCCATGTAACAAGCACCATAATAGGGTTCTGGCTCTATGATTTCTACAGAGTAAGCGGAGTGGCACCGGATGCTAAGATAATCCCCGTTAAAGTGTTACACAACAACGGTTTTGGATGGTCAACGGACATCGCTGCTGGGATACTCTACATTGCCGAGCTTTACAAAGCTGAGAAAGAGAGCAATGGAGCAGTTTTACCACCATACGATGAGATTAATCCAATAGTTATAAGCATGAGCCTCGGTGGGCCCTTGTTAAGCCAAATAGAGAAACAAGCAATTGACTACGCAATAGAACAAGGAGTCTTCATAGTAGCAGCGGCAGGAAACGATGGGGAATTGGGAATGGACTATCCAGGAGCATATGAGCCAGTAATTTCAGTTGGGGCTGTTGGGTGGTATGGCGAATGGTGGTGGAGAACTGGAGATGTTCCGGAAGATCTAACTGAATTAGTGTATATAACCGACTTCAGTGGAAGGGAAAAAGAAAGCCAAGATCTAGACGTTCTTGCCCCTGGAAGCTGGGTTGTAGGACCTTACCTAGCCTACGGAGCAGCTCATCCCCCATATTGGGCAAATGGGATTCCTGGCCAGTACTACTATTTAGGTGGAACGTCAATGGCAACTCCACACGTGAGCGGAATAGTGGCATTAATGCTTGAAAAAGATATGGAAGAAGATGGGGACATTGATCTTACCCAAGCCGAGGTAGAAAACATTCTTGAAAGCACGGCAATGCCAATAACATGGTATAGCGCCTTTGCGATCGATGATCCAATCACGCCAGATTGGATATTAATAGAATGGGGCCCTGATGCAGTAGGTTCAGGACTAGTGCAGGCAGATGCTGCCGTAGAGGCACTGCCTTAATTCTTTTTATTTTCTCTTTTCCCATACCTTTAAATACCTCTTTAGTTAGCTCTTCTCGGTGAGAACATGCTAAACACGATGGTATTGATAAGGACAGACAACTTCGACAAGGCTCTAATAGCATTAGCTGATTTAGTCAGATATGCTGGGATGGAAATACGGGGCAAACCGAAGATAATACCCCCGGCCCTTTCAGACTGGGCTTT includes these proteins:
- a CDS encoding type II toxin-antitoxin system HicA family toxin, which codes for MKAKEIKKALEKKGFIKEEGKKHTKFILHINGKKKRVMTIFSRGRDKQELGEELIKRIMKQLRFENDRDKFKDFVECPMSKNDYIHYLREKRVLE
- a CDS encoding AbrB/MazE/SpoVT family DNA-binding domain-containing protein; the protein is MPEERQVTEPLAKFHVKVTRAGQFTFPYYTRVYYNLNIGDFVELIVRTRDSELRGFLLLGLVTRQELQSHQNSEPIWELSRETLIG
- a CDS encoding AbrB/MazE/SpoVT family DNA-binding domain-containing protein; this translates as MSQEIIEPLAKFHSSINIKGQLVVPAKDRDVFGLNKGDYLEIIVRSFKVVGGKLKILKRAYVVVRLSSKGLITIPEEVRKELNISPGDTVEILIVGYHKFDELVSEKGKQLLKLLQGNSHTQIISSEQEKSILQRSRTYYL
- a CDS encoding S8 family serine peptidase — its product is MKKTIVVSLVILVLISSLASVSANSKSSPTRVFVEIDGPITDEVLDQLKADGLQVLYVFDEIRFVAGIARDKDLNKISQLEFVKSVGEDVQVHITGETLPSESPYGFGYYTWNLDMINVPTVHEEMGYTGKGVYIAVLDTGLVPNWRDYFEEDKIATEFGRAFLAMSLNAHYNPNAWEADTHSHGIHVTSTIIGFWLYDFYRVSGVAPDAKIIPVKVLHNNGFGWSTDIAAGILYIAELYKAEKESNGAVLPPYDEINPIVISMSLGGPLLSQIEKQAIDYAIEQGVFIVAAAGNDGELGMDYPGAYEPVISVGAVGWYGEWWWRTGDVPEDLTELVYITDFSGREKESQDLDVLAPGSWVVGPYLAYGAAHPPYWANGIPGQYYYLGGTSMATPHVSGIVALMLEKDMEEDGDIDLTQAEVENILESTAMPITWYSAFAIDDPITPDWILIEWGPDAVGSGLVQADAAVEALP